From Chryseobacterium shandongense, the proteins below share one genomic window:
- a CDS encoding MarC family protein yields MEIFNDFSIKEIVTCFMVLFAVIDIIGSIPIIVSLQQRFGKIEAERATITAGLIMLVFLFVGNKILKFIGVDVNSFAIAGAFVIFIIALEMILGIEINKTSEARSASIVPIAFPLVAGAGTLTTTLSLKAEFHDINIIFGIILNTIFVYLVLKSANWLERKIGDATLAILQKVFGIILLAISIKLFTANFAELVKTYINF; encoded by the coding sequence ATGGAGATATTCAATGATTTTTCTATTAAAGAGATCGTTACCTGTTTTATGGTTCTTTTTGCTGTGATCGATATTATAGGATCTATTCCTATTATCGTAAGTCTTCAGCAGAGATTTGGTAAAATTGAGGCCGAAAGAGCAACAATTACTGCGGGTCTTATTATGCTGGTTTTCTTATTCGTAGGGAATAAAATACTAAAATTTATCGGGGTTGATGTCAATTCCTTCGCTATTGCCGGGGCTTTTGTGATATTTATTATTGCCTTGGAAATGATCCTGGGAATTGAAATTAACAAAACCTCAGAAGCCAGGTCTGCTTCAATTGTTCCTATCGCTTTTCCTCTTGTAGCGGGAGCGGGAACATTAACTACTACTTTATCTCTTAAAGCTGAATTTCATGATATTAATATCATTTTCGGGATTATTCTCAATACAATTTTCGTATATTTGGTGCTGAAATCTGCAAACTGGCTTGAGCGAAAAATCGGAGATGCCACACTGGCCATCCTGCAAAAAGTTTTCGGAATCATTCTTTTAGCAATTTCAATTAAATTATTTACCGCAAATTTTGCCGAATTGGTAAAGACATATATTAATTTTTAA
- a CDS encoding vWA domain-containing protein has protein sequence MDWYLGNYWYLLLLLLLPLLAIFLVRYLKWKKRKKELFADSRFHEHLFEKQSGFAKFFPALYLLGTLFLIFSIIDLLSGSEEIKTNQKLNNVIFMLDVSNSMNAEDIDPSRLTEAKNLIIQTMQRMKNDKVGIVMFAGQATSIMPLTTDYTSAETYVGAIETNSMQIQGTDFLNGMKVAVQKFKNVNKDARKIVLLSDGEDNEGNDEAAIRLAKKEGIMITSVGIGSDEGAPVPEYAFGQLMGYKADMSGQTVISKRQTGALKKMSESTGGTYIDGNNINEAPDQIIDALKKKTGSSSTMVKSQNANHYYQYFLAFSLLLFFLIYLFNPKRDFNV, from the coding sequence ATGGATTGGTATTTAGGAAATTATTGGTATTTGTTACTGCTGTTGCTTTTGCCGCTGTTAGCTATTTTTCTGGTTCGTTATTTAAAATGGAAAAAGAGAAAAAAAGAACTTTTTGCAGATAGCCGGTTTCATGAGCATCTTTTTGAAAAACAGTCGGGATTTGCAAAGTTTTTTCCCGCTTTGTATCTATTGGGGACGCTTTTTCTTATTTTTTCCATTATCGATCTTCTTAGCGGTTCCGAGGAAATCAAAACCAACCAGAAACTGAATAATGTGATCTTCATGCTGGATGTTTCCAATTCCATGAACGCGGAAGATATTGATCCGAGCCGTTTGACGGAAGCTAAGAATCTTATCATTCAGACTATGCAACGAATGAAAAATGACAAAGTAGGAATTGTAATGTTTGCGGGCCAGGCTACTTCCATTATGCCACTGACAACGGATTATACCTCTGCTGAAACTTATGTAGGCGCAATTGAAACCAATTCTATGCAGATCCAGGGAACCGATTTTCTAAACGGAATGAAAGTCGCTGTACAAAAATTTAAAAATGTGAATAAAGATGCCCGAAAAATTGTTTTGTTAAGTGATGGGGAGGATAATGAAGGAAATGATGAAGCAGCAATAAGACTGGCTAAAAAAGAAGGAATAATGATTACTTCCGTAGGAATTGGTTCAGACGAAGGAGCTCCGGTTCCGGAATATGCATTCGGGCAGCTGATGGGCTATAAGGCAGATATGTCCGGACAGACGGTAATTTCCAAACGACAGACAGGAGCCTTGAAAAAAATGTCGGAATCTACAGGTGGAACATATATTGACGGAAATAATATCAATGAAGCTCCGGATCAGATCATTGATGCTTTGAAGAAAAAGACCGGCTCTTCCAGTACAATGGTTAAATCGCAGAACGCCAATCATTATTACCAATATTTTCTGGCATTTTCGCTACTATTGTTTTTCTTAATATATCTGTTTAATCCGAAAAGAGATTTTAATGTTTAA
- a CDS encoding outer membrane beta-barrel protein: MICRKIFFLFLVLYIGFFHAQRRKKVDTVYVYEKVVVYDTVYLLKPIRFKFNDLQFPELKTEEKFFVRNIYKEEMEKERAKNRIRKQKSKIFEFGIEGGLGLKNSGWTKAVSAQKAQFGEHANIWLAKNIFSSQAFLMLCAGTAYWNSTFDLDANRDDTILNGFYFTKDSQPLLFQKFNNKHFEYFLQLKFLYEWKNIRPFAGILINHNTYQMQFLVPENTILSKLDDFKNNQTNFGFALGVQYRFLRKFYLSLEYQQYHMKNVSLKNSTFNFDIFETNNTFAERKINFGISYAISGR; encoded by the coding sequence ATGATTTGCAGAAAGATTTTTTTCCTTTTTCTTGTATTATATATCGGCTTTTTTCATGCTCAAAGGAGAAAGAAAGTAGATACTGTATATGTTTATGAAAAGGTGGTTGTTTACGATACGGTTTATCTTCTTAAACCGATTCGTTTTAAGTTTAATGATTTGCAATTTCCGGAGCTGAAGACAGAAGAAAAATTTTTCGTCCGGAATATTTATAAAGAAGAAATGGAGAAAGAGCGGGCAAAAAACAGAATCAGAAAACAAAAATCAAAGATTTTTGAATTTGGAATAGAAGGGGGGCTTGGTTTAAAAAACAGTGGCTGGACAAAAGCGGTTTCCGCTCAAAAAGCCCAGTTTGGAGAACATGCGAATATATGGCTTGCTAAAAATATATTTTCTTCACAAGCATTTTTGATGCTTTGCGCAGGTACTGCCTACTGGAATTCAACTTTTGATCTTGATGCCAATAGAGATGATACTATTCTCAATGGATTTTATTTTACAAAAGATAGTCAGCCTTTATTATTTCAAAAATTTAACAACAAACATTTTGAATATTTTCTTCAGCTTAAATTCTTATATGAATGGAAAAATATCCGTCCTTTTGCAGGAATTTTAATTAACCACAATACCTACCAAATGCAGTTTTTAGTTCCAGAAAATACTATTCTAAGCAAATTGGATGATTTCAAAAACAACCAGACCAATTTCGGATTTGCTTTGGGAGTTCAGTACAGATTTTTAAGAAAATTCTATCTATCGCTAGAATATCAGCAATATCATATGAAAAATGTTTCCTTAAAAAACAGCACGTTTAATTTTGACATTTTTGAGACGAATAATACCTTTGCAGAAAGAAAAATCAACTTTGGGATTTCATACGCTATTTCCGGACGCTGA
- a CDS encoding BatD family protein produces the protein MQSRLTYIIFLLISIISYGQVNLSVTSDKTTYTARDIINLTIVLEIEGSDYNSQQTKLRLPDFSKFNLIGTGSITNGFMDPETNTIISQSVTRLALEPKQKGKVKIGSFLITINNKIYKTEPFEILIKDVDKKASVANNSLKDVYLNMEVDDREVYQDEPTIAVLKVYSRNMDNLRKVKNIRLPKDNELDVYPVSFAKSEIDPSDYGNMSSQVLAIFLIFPNESGYVEVPGASASVSTFAGKNKIVSNKVKINVKKLPEGSPESFKNAVGNFKVSIANISKEKVEVKKPINVLVKVIGEGNLKNMELPKLAESPDYEIFAPKITSNVKTETTGMKGEILANYLIIPKKAGEISIKTENFAFFDPDKKEYIDLGQEVLKVDAFSHDQILESRTTVEKVNEYTNTFLETVNTPVLKTTSFKVKEKSRFHWNVLFVNIAILIALFIGYLIFKNWQKKRRLQKVSKPVKPIGSVAETEKEIREQLKTDVNDYFNYLENLKDKEEYEKFFQTFEELDSEVRNQYFQSSEKDFAGFLENYKGAAIAEEYRNLIQKVQIEKYAPVKSSDGIDILLKSIVNLYSQISK, from the coding sequence ATGCAGAGCAGACTTACCTACATAATATTCCTTTTAATATCCATAATTTCTTATGGACAGGTAAATCTTAGCGTTACATCCGATAAGACGACTTATACTGCAAGGGATATTATCAATCTTACTATTGTGCTGGAAATTGAGGGAAGTGATTATAATAGCCAGCAGACCAAACTGAGGCTTCCGGATTTTTCAAAATTCAACCTTATCGGAACAGGTTCCATTACTAATGGTTTCATGGATCCGGAAACCAATACCATTATTTCACAATCTGTTACACGTCTTGCATTAGAGCCAAAGCAAAAAGGAAAGGTGAAAATCGGGTCTTTTCTGATCACCATCAATAATAAGATTTATAAAACAGAACCCTTCGAAATTCTTATTAAAGATGTTGATAAAAAAGCTTCTGTTGCCAACAATTCCTTAAAAGATGTTTATCTAAACATGGAGGTGGATGATCGTGAAGTGTATCAGGATGAGCCTACCATTGCTGTGCTTAAGGTGTATTCCAGGAATATGGATAATTTAAGGAAGGTTAAAAATATACGTCTTCCCAAAGATAATGAGCTGGATGTATATCCGGTAAGTTTTGCCAAATCTGAAATTGATCCTTCAGATTACGGAAACATGTCGTCTCAGGTACTGGCCATCTTTCTGATTTTCCCTAATGAATCGGGATATGTTGAAGTTCCGGGAGCTTCAGCTTCAGTAAGCACTTTTGCAGGAAAAAACAAAATTGTTTCCAATAAAGTTAAAATCAACGTTAAAAAATTACCAGAGGGTTCGCCGGAATCTTTTAAAAATGCGGTAGGAAATTTTAAAGTAAGTATTGCTAATATTTCAAAGGAAAAAGTTGAGGTAAAAAAGCCAATCAATGTTTTGGTAAAAGTAATCGGCGAAGGCAACTTGAAAAATATGGAGCTTCCCAAGCTTGCCGAATCACCGGACTACGAAATATTTGCTCCTAAAATTACTTCCAACGTAAAGACGGAAACAACAGGAATGAAAGGTGAAATCCTTGCGAATTATCTTATAATTCCTAAAAAAGCAGGAGAAATTTCGATTAAAACAGAAAATTTTGCTTTTTTTGATCCTGATAAAAAAGAGTATATTGATCTTGGGCAGGAAGTACTGAAGGTGGATGCATTTTCACATGATCAGATCCTGGAATCGCGCACAACTGTTGAAAAAGTAAATGAATATACAAACACTTTCCTGGAAACCGTTAATACACCTGTTCTTAAGACAACATCTTTCAAAGTAAAGGAAAAAAGCAGGTTCCACTGGAATGTCCTTTTTGTGAATATTGCAATTTTGATTGCTTTATTTATAGGGTATCTCATATTTAAAAATTGGCAGAAAAAGCGACGTTTGCAAAAGGTAAGCAAACCCGTAAAACCTATTGGTTCGGTAGCTGAAACAGAAAAAGAAATCAGAGAACAACTGAAAACAGATGTGAATGATTATTTTAATTATTTGGAGAATCTCAAAGATAAAGAGGAATATGAGAAGTTTTTTCAAACCTTTGAAGAGCTCGATTCTGAAGTCCGAAATCAATATTTCCAGAGTTCCGAAAAAGATTTTGCGGGATTTCTGGAAAATTATAAAGGTGCTGCAATTGCTGAGGAATACAGAAATCTTATCCAAAAAGTGCAGATTGAGAAATACGCACCTGTAAAATCTTCCGATGGAATTGATATTCTGCTAAAGTCTATAGTTAATTTGTATTCGCAGATTAGCAAATAA
- a CDS encoding 1-acyl-sn-glycerol-3-phosphate acyltransferase: protein MRKLFGKIMLKLMGWKVVLQGDANNLNRCILVVAPHTHNMEYILGNLAYWSLEKPLKIIIKDAHTKAWYGNVVKGLGGIGIDRSQKNDLVNFVANQFAKDDFSLVITPEGTRSWVPKWRKGFYHMALAAKVPIVLAAGDFKRRIIYLGYTIPYERIATVPFAEIMKEIQEYYIKNDIVPKIPANWNPNIMGNDTEVRSEM from the coding sequence ATGAGAAAGCTTTTTGGCAAAATAATGTTAAAGTTAATGGGTTGGAAAGTCGTTTTACAGGGCGACGCAAACAACCTTAACCGATGTATTCTGGTAGTGGCACCACACACCCACAATATGGAATATATATTGGGAAACCTCGCTTATTGGTCTCTTGAAAAGCCACTAAAAATAATCATCAAAGATGCTCATACCAAAGCCTGGTACGGAAATGTGGTAAAAGGTCTTGGCGGTATAGGAATCGACAGAAGCCAGAAAAACGATCTTGTGAACTTTGTAGCCAACCAGTTTGCCAAAGACGATTTCAGTCTTGTTATTACCCCGGAAGGCACAAGAAGCTGGGTTCCGAAATGGAGAAAAGGATTCTACCACATGGCATTAGCGGCAAAAGTACCGATTGTTCTCGCAGCAGGAGATTTTAAACGCAGAATCATTTATCTCGGATATACCATCCCATATGAAAGAATAGCGACTGTTCCGTTTGCAGAAATTATGAAAGAAATTCAGGAATATTATATCAAAAACGATATTGTTCCTAAAATTCCCGCAAACTGGAATCCGAATATTATGGGCAATGATACGGAGGTGAGAAGTGAGATGTAA
- a CDS encoding chorismate-binding protein, with product MIYFKLPFDETLYSTDNNPDEKHISFHPFDGAEIVTPQGKIITVNTNDLDELLHTSLPKDGNHYTAETKDEYLQNLTNVIHVIKENQLPKLVYSRRKIITDFQDINLKKSFKNLCDSYPNAFRYIFISEGNSWMGAFSEVLGKFNKKTNDFETMSLAGTLPVSESWSEKEIEEQKPVTEYIRNILKKHSDNGEESSTYDHISGNIKHLRTDFQARIQPENLDEIIQQLHPTPAVCGIPKDFCHEKIRELEKFPRELYAGYIKIETEETTFYFVNLRCCKLYQDSVHIFVGGGITAQSSPEKEWRETELKSEAILKNLSLS from the coding sequence ATGATTTATTTTAAACTTCCATTCGACGAAACTCTATATTCTACAGATAACAATCCTGACGAAAAACATATTTCTTTTCATCCTTTTGATGGTGCCGAAATAGTTACACCTCAAGGAAAAATCATTACTGTAAATACAAATGATTTAGATGAACTTTTACATACTTCACTACCAAAAGACGGAAATCATTATACTGCGGAAACGAAGGACGAGTATCTGCAAAACCTAACAAATGTAATTCATGTGATTAAGGAAAATCAGCTTCCGAAACTGGTCTATTCCAGAAGAAAAATAATTACTGATTTTCAAGATATTAATCTTAAAAAAAGTTTTAAAAATCTTTGTGATTCTTATCCCAATGCCTTCCGATATATTTTCATTAGTGAAGGAAACTCATGGATGGGTGCTTTTTCCGAAGTGTTGGGAAAATTTAATAAAAAGACAAATGATTTCGAAACGATGAGTCTTGCGGGGACGCTTCCCGTTTCGGAAAGCTGGTCTGAAAAGGAAATTGAAGAGCAAAAACCTGTTACGGAATATATCAGAAATATTCTAAAAAAGCATTCTGATAACGGCGAAGAATCTTCAACCTACGATCACATCTCAGGTAACATCAAGCATCTCCGTACCGACTTCCAAGCCAGAATTCAACCGGAAAACCTTGATGAGATAATTCAACAGCTTCATCCTACTCCTGCAGTATGCGGAATACCTAAAGATTTTTGTCATGAAAAAATTCGCGAACTGGAAAAGTTTCCCCGTGAATTGTATGCAGGATACATTAAAATTGAAACGGAAGAAACTACCTTTTACTTTGTTAATCTTCGTTGCTGTAAGCTTTATCAGGATTCCGTCCATATTTTCGTAGGCGGTGGGATCACAGCTCAAAGCAGCCCTGAAAAAGAATGGCGTGAAACTGAACTCAAATCTGAAGCTATTTTAAAAAACCTTTCTCTCAGTTAA
- a CDS encoding PspC domain-containing protein — MNKTLSIGLAGFSFTIEEHAYIKLSDYLNALRSSLDASEADEVMHDIEIRMVEIFKDSMAKREVINDSDVERVIAQIGSPETIEEQEEAYYSEKNTKRTTASGTEYSDKKQLFRDPERQKIAGVCAGLAHYVGMDITAMRAIWLGIFVLGIFTAAVSSTLVVLLYIILWAVLPKAETAADFLKMKGKPMNFDNLKNESNKLVQFANESTQRVGEIYIENKPYINNAGSGLWNVVRYILGGIFAFMSLSCLIGVFVVFGFMGADSDFPPVSEMNFYFDNDSMKYVIMALITIGSLLPAMLFGLLSIKLISPKTKLRNTGWVIGALFLALIALGSYFGFSMAQKEMFLKGHKEDTEEVSINTQSDTIYVDYKQVTIPQNFKGYDDDIYSDKISVYEKDWIHVDVTRKADIKTPYLIIKKEAKGYNLPLNVSIPVEVVDNKIILPNYIKYPYEHRFRDYNIDYELVLPLKTIVIPAKKDGINFDGDLNADGINDNDQEKDDEGNIKIENNKITVNGSTIEYNSDDEDSIIVNGKKVPSNQADKVIDSMKHSIKKMKGANIDFKVDEDKNEISIQTK, encoded by the coding sequence ATGAACAAAACACTCTCAATAGGACTCGCAGGTTTTTCTTTTACGATAGAAGAACACGCATACATAAAGCTCAGCGACTACCTGAACGCATTGAGAAGCTCTCTGGACGCTTCTGAAGCAGACGAGGTAATGCACGATATAGAAATCAGAATGGTAGAAATCTTCAAAGATTCTATGGCAAAACGTGAAGTCATCAATGATTCTGATGTTGAAAGAGTAATCGCACAGATCGGAAGCCCTGAAACCATTGAAGAACAGGAAGAAGCGTATTATTCTGAAAAAAACACAAAAAGAACAACTGCTTCCGGGACCGAATATTCTGATAAAAAACAGCTGTTCCGTGATCCGGAAAGACAAAAAATAGCAGGAGTCTGCGCAGGTCTTGCTCACTATGTAGGAATGGACATTACTGCAATGAGAGCGATCTGGCTGGGAATTTTCGTACTAGGGATTTTTACCGCTGCCGTATCATCCACATTGGTTGTTTTATTATATATCATCCTTTGGGCAGTATTGCCAAAAGCAGAAACTGCAGCAGATTTCCTGAAAATGAAGGGAAAGCCTATGAACTTCGACAATCTTAAGAATGAGTCTAACAAATTGGTACAGTTTGCCAACGAGTCTACTCAGAGGGTCGGAGAAATCTATATCGAGAACAAACCTTACATTAACAACGCAGGAAGCGGATTGTGGAATGTTGTACGATATATTTTGGGAGGAATCTTTGCATTCATGTCTTTATCATGCTTAATAGGAGTATTTGTAGTATTCGGATTTATGGGTGCCGACAGTGATTTCCCGCCAGTTAGCGAAATGAACTTCTATTTCGATAATGATAGTATGAAATACGTTATCATGGCGCTGATTACCATCGGAAGTTTATTACCTGCCATGTTATTCGGATTATTAAGTATTAAACTGATTTCTCCTAAAACAAAATTGAGAAATACAGGTTGGGTAATAGGAGCATTATTCCTTGCATTGATCGCTCTGGGTAGTTATTTCGGATTCAGCATGGCTCAAAAAGAAATGTTCCTGAAAGGACACAAAGAAGATACGGAAGAAGTTTCCATTAACACCCAATCGGATACAATCTATGTTGATTACAAACAGGTTACCATCCCTCAGAATTTCAAAGGCTATGATGATGATATTTATTCCGATAAGATTTCTGTGTATGAAAAAGACTGGATCCATGTGGATGTAACAAGAAAAGCAGATATCAAAACTCCGTATCTGATCATTAAAAAAGAAGCTAAAGGTTATAATCTTCCTCTTAATGTAAGTATTCCTGTAGAAGTGGTAGATAACAAAATTATTCTTCCGAATTACATCAAGTACCCTTACGAACACAGATTCAGAGATTACAATATTGACTATGAACTGGTGCTTCCATTAAAAACCATTGTTATTCCTGCTAAAAAAGATGGAATCAACTTCGACGGCGATCTTAATGCGGACGGAATCAATGATAACGATCAGGAAAAAGATGATGAGGGAAATATCAAAATCGAAAACAATAAAATCACGGTAAACGGTTCTACGATTGAATACAATTCTGATGATGAAGACAGCATCATTGTAAACGGAAAAAAAGTTCCAAGCAACCAGGCCGATAAAGTGATCGATTCGATGAAGCACAGCATCAAAAAAATGAAAGGAGCCAATATAGACTTCAAAGTAGACGAAGATAAAAATGAAATTTCCATACAAACTAAATAA
- a CDS encoding PadR family transcriptional regulator: MNTENTKAQMRKGILEFCILSLINHREMYVSDLIDELKKGKLDVVEGTLYPLLTRLKNGEFLSYRWEESTGGPPRKYYQITEKGKLFLDELQNTWNELTDSVNQITQKH, translated from the coding sequence ATGAATACTGAAAATACCAAAGCGCAAATGCGAAAAGGAATTCTGGAATTCTGTATTTTAAGTCTCATCAATCATCGCGAAATGTATGTTTCCGACTTAATCGATGAGCTGAAAAAAGGAAAACTGGATGTAGTGGAAGGAACACTCTACCCTCTTTTAACAAGATTAAAAAATGGCGAGTTTCTTTCGTACAGATGGGAAGAATCTACAGGAGGACCTCCAAGGAAATACTACCAGATCACTGAAAAAGGCAAACTGTTCTTAGATGAACTTCAGAATACCTGGAACGAATTAACAGATTCAGTAAACCAAATTACTCAAAAACATTAA
- a CDS encoding RNA polymerase sigma factor, translated as MSKVKPDWNKIYSGLSPKLLGICRRYIQDIYTAEDIVHDSFITAIQKNDQLNDDKALFAWLKKIVVNNALQHIRKHSKDTFITTEPSEIPDTSTEMDHPILEDKNIFIYDFTNEELLSSIDSLPLHHKSVFNLYFIENHSHAEISGLLGITVNTSKSHLLRAKKSVQNYLLNNCVNQNTPKNKIAQVLVIFGLGGLLWAKTFQSKFADFKISPFKKLQIPSDTKTGSVMISSSNRSLQNKTVIGFTFLIIIITSLFLVNQKTNVSLKNLTAPAYGPENTSKKTVEHSYIQNEISKPADQVSIKPSVQNTEGNILAATQSKSHSDRRQTDDKINGIQQSTRNLINRDSMDEAPQKVIVVKKIIKRDTIFIESNR; from the coding sequence ATGTCTAAAGTAAAGCCGGACTGGAACAAAATTTATTCAGGTTTATCCCCAAAACTTTTGGGGATTTGCCGCAGATATATACAGGATATTTATACTGCGGAGGATATTGTGCACGACAGTTTCATTACGGCCATCCAAAAAAACGATCAACTGAATGACGATAAGGCTTTATTTGCCTGGCTCAAAAAAATTGTTGTTAATAATGCTCTTCAGCATATCCGTAAGCACAGCAAAGATACCTTTATCACTACAGAACCATCAGAAATTCCAGATACCTCCACAGAAATGGACCACCCTATTTTGGAAGATAAAAATATCTTCATCTATGATTTCACCAATGAAGAACTGCTATCGTCTATCGACAGTCTTCCACTCCATCACAAATCGGTGTTCAACTTATATTTTATTGAAAATCATTCACATGCAGAAATTTCCGGATTATTGGGAATTACAGTCAACACCTCAAAATCCCATCTGTTGCGCGCAAAAAAATCAGTTCAGAATTATTTGCTGAATAATTGTGTGAATCAAAATACGCCGAAAAACAAAATAGCGCAGGTGCTTGTTATTTTCGGACTCGGCGGATTGCTTTGGGCAAAAACTTTCCAGAGCAAATTTGCAGATTTTAAGATATCCCCTTTCAAGAAACTGCAGATTCCTTCTGATACAAAAACCGGCAGCGTGATGATTTCTTCTTCAAACAGATCTTTACAAAACAAAACGGTAATTGGATTTACTTTTCTTATCATCATTATAACTTCATTATTCTTAGTAAATCAAAAAACAAATGTGTCACTTAAAAATCTTACGGCTCCCGCATATGGACCTGAAAATACTTCTAAAAAAACGGTTGAACATTCTTATATACAGAATGAAATCTCAAAACCTGCAGATCAGGTCTCTATAAAACCATCAGTTCAAAATACTGAAGGTAATATTTTGGCAGCTACGCAATCAAAGTCTCATTCAGATAGACGGCAAACTGATGATAAAATCAACGGAATACAACAAAGCACAAGAAATTTAATCAATAGAGATTCTATGGATGAAGCCCCCCAAAAAGTGATCGTTGTAAAAAAAATTATTAAAAGGGATACCATATTTATAGAAAGTAACCGGTGA
- a CDS encoding PaaI family thioesterase: MYLKDKNKEDLLQFINSWGGETFAKTLDIKFTDIDVENETLTATMPVLPRIHQPFGIMHGGASCVLAETMGSSLSNIFIDGEKYFGVGTNINTNHLRSKKDGMITAVARFIRKGKSMHVSEIEIRDEKDQLISHTTMTNTIINR, from the coding sequence ATGTACCTTAAAGATAAGAACAAGGAAGATTTATTACAATTTATCAACAGCTGGGGCGGAGAAACTTTTGCCAAAACTTTAGATATTAAATTTACCGATATCGATGTTGAAAATGAAACATTAACCGCAACAATGCCCGTTCTTCCGAGAATCCATCAGCCCTTCGGGATTATGCACGGCGGTGCAAGCTGTGTTCTTGCAGAAACGATGGGTTCAAGCCTGTCTAATATTTTTATCGATGGCGAAAAATACTTCGGAGTGGGAACCAATATCAACACCAATCATTTACGAAGCAAAAAAGACGGAATGATAACTGCTGTAGCAAGATTTATACGGAAAGGAAAATCTATGCACGTTTCAGAAATTGAGATAAGGGATGAAAAAGACCAACTCATCAGTCATACCACCATGACGAATACTATTATTAACAGATAA
- a CDS encoding tetratricopeptide repeat protein, with the protein MSFITAFLSSGLLFGQKNYRTLVYEGNEKFNGKDYDGASAKYMEAIKSNDKDFAAHYNLGNALYKSKKYEEAKVEFEKAQRLSQTIPDKAAALHNLGNAYMQMKQPEKAAEFYKQSLKQNPYSEATRKNYEIAKLKEKENQQKKQQQNNSGKGGGGQNQQKNDDQKGSKDQKDQGQGQQNQGKGQGNNPQDRPDNEGKIPKQLENQILNKVSDKEKETARRILNKNSYSMPESNEKDW; encoded by the coding sequence TTGTCGTTTATTACTGCTTTCTTGAGCTCAGGATTACTTTTTGGGCAAAAAAATTACCGTACACTTGTGTATGAAGGCAATGAGAAATTTAACGGTAAAGATTATGATGGGGCTTCTGCAAAATATATGGAAGCTATAAAATCAAATGACAAAGATTTTGCAGCGCATTACAATTTAGGCAATGCGCTCTATAAAAGTAAAAAATATGAAGAGGCTAAGGTAGAATTTGAAAAAGCCCAGAGACTTTCTCAAACCATTCCTGATAAGGCTGCAGCTCTTCACAACTTAGGAAATGCATATATGCAGATGAAACAGCCTGAAAAGGCAGCGGAATTTTATAAACAATCTCTGAAACAGAATCCTTACAGCGAGGCCACACGGAAAAATTACGAGATAGCCAAACTGAAAGAAAAAGAAAACCAACAGAAAAAACAACAACAAAATAACTCCGGCAAAGGAGGCGGTGGCCAAAACCAGCAGAAAAATGATGATCAAAAAGGTTCCAAAGATCAGAAAGATCAGGGACAAGGGCAGCAGAATCAGGGAAAAGGACAGGGAAATAACCCGCAAGACAGACCTGATAATGAAGGGAAAATCCCAAAACAGCTTGAAAATCAGATACTCAATAAAGTAAGCGATAAAGAGAAGGAAACCGCCAGAAGAATTTTAAACAAAAATTCTTATTCGATGCCCGAAAGCAACGAGAAAGATTGGTGA